A portion of the Gossypium arboreum isolate Shixiya-1 chromosome 8, ASM2569848v2, whole genome shotgun sequence genome contains these proteins:
- the LOC108469582 gene encoding CMP-sialic acid transporter 2-like isoform X2, with amino-acid sequence MIECSVCHSKIAPPASKSISRAYDKHRTFVSSKTRFLNVILVAGDCLLVGFQPILVYMSKVDGGFKYSPISVNFLIEVAKVIFAIVMLLFQSRHKKVGEKSLLSVSALVQLYFNPATVKMLSNLKVLVIAILLKIIMKRKFSILQWEALALLLIGISINQLRSLPEGASSFGLPVATGAYLYTLIFVTVPSLASVFNEYALKSQFESSIYHQNLFLYGYGAMFNFLAILGIAIFKGPSSLDILQGHSKATMLLICNNAAQGILSSFFFKYADTILKKYSSTIATIFTGIASAVLFGHTLTINFVLGISVVIISMHQFFSSYSKVKDEQRSGNFKMVESIDSQRSRDASFPNMTDVSENASHHVNEEKGPLLPV; translated from the exons ATGATAGAATGCAGTGTTTGCCATTCTAAAATAGCACCACCGGCTAGCAAATCCATATCCAGGGCTTACGACAAGCACCGTACCTTTGTTTCTTCCAAAACTCGTTTCCTCAATGTTATTTTGGTTGCTGGTGACTGCCTTTTGGTCGGTTTTCAG CCCATATTGGTTTATATGTCAAAGGTGGATGGGGGCTTCAAGTATAGTCCCATTAGCGTTAACTTTCTCATTGAGGTGGCCAAAGTTATTTTCGCCATTGTTATGCTCTTGTTCCAG TCTCGGCATAAGAAAGTTGGGGAAAAATCTCTTCTCTCAGTTTCTGCACTAGTTCAG CTTTATTTCAATCCTGCGACAGTGAAGATGCTTAGCAACCTGAAG GTTTTGGTAATAGCGATCTTGTTAAAGATAATTATGAAACGGAAGTTTTCCATTCTTCAG tGGGAGGCTCTCGCTTTGTTGCTTATTGGAATTAGTATAAATCAGTTGCGGTCTTTACCAGAGGGTGCTAGTTCATTTGGTCTTCCAGTTGCAACAGGCGCATACTTATACACACTAATTTTT GTTACTGTTCCATCCCTGGCATCAGTCTTCAATGAGTATGCTTTGAAGAGCCAATTTGAGTCAAGCATATACCACCAG AACTTATTTCTTTATGGATATGGTGCCATGTTCAATTTCCTAGCCATTTTGGGAATTGCAATTTTTAAAG GTCCAAGTAGCTTGGATATCCTGCAGGGACATTCGAAGGCTACAATGCTTTTAATATGCAATAATGCAGCCCAAGGGATCTTATCATCTTTTTTCTTCAAATATGCTG ATACAATCTTGAAAAAGTACTCCTCAACTATTGCCACAATCTTTACTGGCATAGCTTCTGCTGTACTGTTTGGTCACACCCTGACCATAAATTTTGTTTTAGGAATCTCAGTTGTGATAATCTCCATGCATCAG TTCTTTTCATCATATTCAAAGGTTAAAGATGAACAACGCAGTGGTAATTTTAAAATGGTGGAAAGCATAGACAGCCAGAG GTCTAGGGATGCATCCTTCCCAAATATGACTGATGTTAGTGAAAAT GCTAGCCACCATGTTAATGAGGAAAAAGGACCACTTCTTCCAGTTTAG
- the LOC108469582 gene encoding CMP-sialic acid transporter 4-like isoform X1 → MIECSVCHSKIAPPASKSISRAYDKHRTFVSSKTRFLNVILVAGDCLLVGFQPILVYMSKVDGGFKYSPISVNFLIEVAKVIFAIVMLLFQSRHKKVGEKSLLSVSALVQAARNNVLLAVPALLYAINNYLKFIMQLYFNPATVKMLSNLKVLVIAILLKIIMKRKFSILQWEALALLLIGISINQLRSLPEGASSFGLPVATGAYLYTLIFVTVPSLASVFNEYALKSQFESSIYHQNLFLYGYGAMFNFLAILGIAIFKGPSSLDILQGHSKATMLLICNNAAQGILSSFFFKYADTILKKYSSTIATIFTGIASAVLFGHTLTINFVLGISVVIISMHQFFSSYSKVKDEQRSGNFKMVESIDSQRSRDASFPNMTDVSENASHHVNEEKGPLLPV, encoded by the exons ATGATAGAATGCAGTGTTTGCCATTCTAAAATAGCACCACCGGCTAGCAAATCCATATCCAGGGCTTACGACAAGCACCGTACCTTTGTTTCTTCCAAAACTCGTTTCCTCAATGTTATTTTGGTTGCTGGTGACTGCCTTTTGGTCGGTTTTCAG CCCATATTGGTTTATATGTCAAAGGTGGATGGGGGCTTCAAGTATAGTCCCATTAGCGTTAACTTTCTCATTGAGGTGGCCAAAGTTATTTTCGCCATTGTTATGCTCTTGTTCCAG TCTCGGCATAAGAAAGTTGGGGAAAAATCTCTTCTCTCAGTTTCTGCACTAGTTCAG GCTGCTCGAAATAATGTTCTTCTTGCAGTTCCAGCTCTACTTTATGCTATTAATAATTACCTAAAATTCATCATGCAG CTTTATTTCAATCCTGCGACAGTGAAGATGCTTAGCAACCTGAAG GTTTTGGTAATAGCGATCTTGTTAAAGATAATTATGAAACGGAAGTTTTCCATTCTTCAG tGGGAGGCTCTCGCTTTGTTGCTTATTGGAATTAGTATAAATCAGTTGCGGTCTTTACCAGAGGGTGCTAGTTCATTTGGTCTTCCAGTTGCAACAGGCGCATACTTATACACACTAATTTTT GTTACTGTTCCATCCCTGGCATCAGTCTTCAATGAGTATGCTTTGAAGAGCCAATTTGAGTCAAGCATATACCACCAG AACTTATTTCTTTATGGATATGGTGCCATGTTCAATTTCCTAGCCATTTTGGGAATTGCAATTTTTAAAG GTCCAAGTAGCTTGGATATCCTGCAGGGACATTCGAAGGCTACAATGCTTTTAATATGCAATAATGCAGCCCAAGGGATCTTATCATCTTTTTTCTTCAAATATGCTG ATACAATCTTGAAAAAGTACTCCTCAACTATTGCCACAATCTTTACTGGCATAGCTTCTGCTGTACTGTTTGGTCACACCCTGACCATAAATTTTGTTTTAGGAATCTCAGTTGTGATAATCTCCATGCATCAG TTCTTTTCATCATATTCAAAGGTTAAAGATGAACAACGCAGTGGTAATTTTAAAATGGTGGAAAGCATAGACAGCCAGAG GTCTAGGGATGCATCCTTCCCAAATATGACTGATGTTAGTGAAAAT GCTAGCCACCATGTTAATGAGGAAAAAGGACCACTTCTTCCAGTTTAG
- the LOC108468486 gene encoding uncharacterized ATP-dependent helicase C29A10.10c-like, translating to MDKIGLGTAASLMDLVFSWSIQDALNPILYKGQIKKIPTTFTSTAHYYSSFVAPLVEEIHADLLSAMSRLSRASSYQLHSIESETNYRAQTDFSYKIVLRKSGNSNQTDVVTYTPQAGDLAALTDVKPTCISDLNRPKMPYILAYVQSVDDSKLSVRSSKPIMIEQDMQRNKHIDLFFVFLTNLTTNVRIWNALHPNPILADLPIINKVIQMNDEKECAVCLSEKDSVMIPSIKSYNLNDSQEAAITSCIKTWRCNHQNGHVKLIWGPPGTGKTKTVGLLLLVLLRMKCRAITCAPTLIAVMELASRVTRLISGTLEYETYGLGDIVLFGSSERMGMDDHENLLHVFLDYRVEMLKKCFSPSTGWNASLSSMIDLLEDPRGQYGRYVTHRELGINPDEMDDPLTLEGFIKKRFFQYNEQLKFCVVNLYTHLPTARISLQVVTDMMVALNLLRSIETLLNRYDYGDERLSTATKTCLPVLESLAHSFRVPEYIHKFMIKNLCLDNAYLLFCTASSSSKLHTERTQELDLLVIDEASQLKECESIIPFQLPGLRQVVLVGDERQLPAMIRSKISGEAEFGRSMFERLVLLGKKKHLFNVQYRMHPAISSFPNKEFYDGLIMDAPIVKHRSHEKDFLHGNMYGAYSFINIAYGKEQFGHLLSKMNMVEVAVVCSIVGILFKEFNATKQRVSIGVISPYTAQVHAIEEKLKQTYSGCCSSSDSGFSVRVRSVDGFQGGEEDVLIISTVRSNLNGAVGFLSNRQRANVSLTRGRHCLWILGNETTFIKSNSVWTKLVLDAKTRGCFFNAHEDKHLNEAITTSLIDLQQFDILLTMDSPLFKHAKWKIWFSKDLKKSMSNIKNKEVHKQTIKVMEKLASGWHDDEKKKMIVGDDDGCCFGLLQVSLIGDGELSLVWSVELETVKENSEWVIQVLKVWDVLPLLDVAKVAQKLHILFAEYTAEKISRCRYRCTEGNLIVPMKWVVEDNPIEGHEDDKMQCLSTSGDAHSNLNPNSNSISNLNPSSSSNLNPNSNSSSLSFHYAIAIAIIAIIAMFVSKYLPWPIFFNITFFFLF from the exons ATGGACAAAATTGGTTTGGGCACAGCGGCTAGTTTGATGGATTTGGTGTTCTCTTGGTCCATTCAGGATGCCCTCAATCCTATTCTTTACAAAGGCCAG ATAAAGAAGATCCCGACCACATTCACATCCACTGCACACTACTATAGCTCCTTTGTAGCTCCTCTTGTTGAAGAAATACATGCAGACTTGCTCTCGGCCATGTCAAGGCTGTCTCGAGCATCTTCGTATCAACTTCATTCCATCGAAAGCGAAACAAATTACAGAGCCCAAACAGATTTTTCTTACAAGATTGTTTTGCGAAAATCTGGGAACTCTAATCAGACCGATGTAGTAACATATACACCGCAGGCCGGGGATCTTGCCGCGTTAACTGATGTAAAACCGACATGCATCAGCGACTTGAACAGGCCGAAAATGCCTTATATTCTTGCATATGTTCAATCCGTAGATGACAGTAAACTCTCTGTTCGGTCATCGAAACCAATCATGATCGAACAAGATATGCAAAGAAACAAACACATTGATCTCTTCTTTGTGTTTTTAACTAATTTGACGACGAATGTTCGTATATGGAACGCGTTGCACCCGAATCCGATACTAGCGGACCTGCCGATAATCAACAAAGTTATTCAAATGAAT GACGAAAAAGAATGTGCCGTGTGCTTATCGGAAAAAGACTCGGTTATGATCCCTTCGATCAAATCTTACAATTTAAATGATTCCCAAGAAGCTGCGATCACAAGTTGCATTAAAACATGGAGATGTAACCATCAAAATGGTCATGTTAAGCTCATATGGGGTCCTCCAGGGACAGGGAAGACTAAAACAGTTGGTTTATTGTTGTTAGTTCTTCTAAGAATGAAATGCCGAGCGATTACATGCGCTCCGACGCTCATTGCGGTAATGGAATTGGCATCTCGGGTTACGAGATTAATTTCTGGGACACTTGAATACGAAACATATGGACTCGGAGATATAGTTTTATTTGGGAGTAGCGAACGAATGGGAATGGATGATCATGAGAACTTACTCCATGTATTTCTAGACTATCGTGTTGAGATGTTGAAAAAGTGTTTTTCACCGAGTACCGGGTGGAACGCTAGTTTATCATCGATGATAGATTTACTCGAAGATCCACGAGGACAATACGGTCGATACGTAACACATCGAGAGCTTGGAATTAATCCAGATGAAATGGATGATCCTTTAACTTTAGAAGGATTTATAAAGAAGAGATTTTTTCAATACAATGAGCAACTCAAATTTTGTGTTGTAAACTTATACACTCACTTACCAACTGCTCGAATTTCGTTACAAGTTGTGACCGACATGATGGTAGCTCTCAATTTACTTCGATCCATCGAGACTTTGTTGAATCGTTACGATTACGGAGATGAAAGATTGAGTACCGCAACAAAAACTTGCCTTCCCGTACTCGAATCACTCGCTCATTCCTTCCGAGTTCCGGAATATATACACAAGTTCATGATCAAAAACTTGTGTTTGGACAACGCGTACCTCTTGTTCTGCACTGCGTCGAGCTCATCGAAACTACATAccgaaagaacacaagagttagACCTTTTGGTTATTGACGAAGCTTCTCAACTCAAAGAATGTGAATCCATCATTCCGTTCCAACTTCCCGGTTTGCGCCAAGTTGTTCTCGTAGGAGACGAACGGCAACTTCCGGCGATGATACGAAGCAAGATTTCGGGTGAAGCTGAATTTGGAAGAAGTATGTTTGAAAGGCTTGTTTTATTAGGAAAAAAGAAACATTTGTTCAATGTTCAATATAGGATGCATCCAGCTATAAGTTCATTTCCAAATAAAGAATTTTATGATGGGTTAATTATGGATGCTCCAATAGTGAAACATAGAAGCCATGAGAAGGATTTTTTGCATGGGAATATGTATGGTGCTTATTCATTCATTAATATAGCATATGGAAAGGAACAATTTGGTCATCTTCTTAGTAAAATGAATATGGTGGAGGTTGCAGTGGTTTGCAGCATTGTTGGAATCCTCTTCAAAG AGTTCAATGCCACAAAACAAAGGGTGAGCATTGGGGTTATATCACCCTACACAGCTCAAGTACATGCAATAGAAGAGAAGCTTAAACAAACATACAGTGGATGTTGTTCTTCTTCAGACAGTGGGTTCAGTGTTAGGGTTCGATCAGTTGATGGGTTCCAAGGAGGTGAAGAAGATGTCTTAATCATCTCTACTGTTAGGTCTAACTTAAATGGAGCTGTTGGTTTTCTGTCTAATCGACAGAGGGCAAATGTTTCTTTGACACGTGGAAG GCACTGCCTTTGGATATTAGGGAACGAAACAACCTTCATTAAAAGCAATTCAGTATGGACCAAACTAGTCCTCGACGCCAAAACAAGGGGATGTTTCTTCAATGCCCACGAAGACAAGCATTTAAATGAAGCCATTACCACAAGCTTGATCGACCTTCAACAATTCGACATTCTATTAACCATGGATTCTCCATTGTTCAAGCATGCAAAATGGAAGATTTGGTTCAGCAAAGACTTGAAAAAATCAATGTCTAACATAAAGAATAAAGAGGTACATAAACAGACGATTAAGGTGATGGAAAAGCTTGCTAGTGGATGGCATGATGatgagaagaagaagatgatagtGGGGGATGATGATGGGTGTTGTTTTGGGCTGTTGCAGGTGAGTTTAATAGGGGATGGTGAGTTGAGTCTGGTTTGGAGTGTGGAACTGGAAACGGTGAAGGAGAATTCCGAGTGGGTCATTCAAGTTTTGAAGGTTTGGGATGTATTGCCATTGTTGGATGTAGCTAAGGTTGCACAAAAGCTCCATATTTTATTTGCAGAATATACAGCGGAGAAGATCAGTAGGTGCAGATATCGATGCACGGAAGG AAATTTGATAGTTCCAATGAAATGGGTAGTGGAGGACAACCCTATTGAGGGGCATGAAGATGATAAAATGCAGTGCCTATCGACATCTGGGGATGCGCATTCCAATTTGAATCCCAATTCCAATTCCATTTCCAATTTGAATCCCAGTTCCAGTTCCAATTTGAATCCCAATTCCAATTCCAGCTCCCTGAGTTTTCATTATGCCATAGCAATTGCTATAATTGCTATCATTGCCATGTTTGTATCCAAATATCTACCTTGGCCTATCTTCTTTaacattacttttttttttttattttag